A single region of the Labrus bergylta chromosome 10, fLabBer1.1, whole genome shotgun sequence genome encodes:
- the LOC110000404 gene encoding G-protein coupled receptor 4-like produces the protein MTENYINVTFLNGSNEYIKDEYFEKVKFIMHVVTRIIISIGLPLTLMTIYALFSLVRKDHVAPIYVINLLISDLIQLCCMLIHETKQHESHTIVFYSYYCGLLTSVGFMVCVSLERYLIIAHPLWYRFKRTIKNSVVVSVVVWLIPPVFFLTVFRWFTFDVARSIFAIFLILPFPLFIFFLVGTLRALSASVSVPSEEKQRIVGILVLVLLIYTLLFLPITILFLNRNRSDRTLTDLALMFAKLSPLADLILYVFFRKASISKLFTTVNCCRVADTDTNISTV, from the exons ATGACAGAGAACTACATTAACGTCACCTTCCTGAATGGCAGTAATGAATACATCAAGGATGAGTATTTCGAAAAAGTCAAATTCATAATGCACGTGGTAACGCGCATCATCATCAGTATCGGCCTTCCTCTGACACTTATGACCATCTATGCTCTTTTCTCTCTG GTACGAAAGGATCATGTGGCTCCAATCTACGTCATCAACCTTCTTATTTCTGACCTCATTCAGCTCTGCTGCATGCTCattcatgaaacaaaacaacatgagtCTCATACCATTGTATTTTATTCTTACTATTGTGGCCTACTGACCAGTGTTGGCTtcatggtgtgtgtctcactggAAAG atatttGATCATCGCCCACCCACTGTGGTACCGCTTCAAACGGACCATCAAGAACTCTGTGGTGGTCAGTGTTGTAGTCTGGCTCATACCTCCTGTCTTTTTCCTCACAGTGTTTCGCTGGTTTACTTTTGATGTGGCAAGAAGCATCTTCGCCATTTTCCTAATCCTTCCCTTCCCACTGTTCATATTCTTCCTGGTTGGGACCCTCAGAGCCCTCTCTGCTTCCGTCTCCGTCccctctgaagaaaaacaacgaATTGTTGGAATTTTGGTCCTGGTGCTGCTCATTTACACACTGCTGTTCCTTCCAATCACGATTTTGTTCCTGAACAGGAACAGATCTGACAGAACTCTGACTGACCTAGCTCTCATGTTTGCTAAGCTGAGTCCTCTTGCAGACTTAattctgtatgttttctttaGGAAAGCGTCAATTAGTAAGCTTTTTACCACTGTGAACTGTTGCAGAGTTGCCGACACTGACACCAACATATCAACAGTATGA